CGTAACGATTTGCTTGACTTTTTAAAAATTAATTTGTCTATATTTTTTTTATTTATTAACTTGCAATGTTTTGGTTATTATTATTTTACGTTGAATGATCATTAAATTTTAAAAATGCAAATCATAACAAAACAAGCAATAACTAATTTGCTTTTAAAAGTATAATCATACTTTTACCCGTCTAATTAGGATGTGTACAGGTATGATTTGGTTAAAACCATACTTTTATATTATAGTTGTATGGGCAAGTTAAAACAATATAGGAGACAGTTGGCGGTCATGCAAAATAAGTTCAAAATAACATTATAGACGGTAGGACAATTTGATGAATTTTATTAAATTTGCTGTATGAAAACACAAAAGCAGATACAACTTGATTTTATAATTGACAAATTGAGCAAATCAATTCAAAATACAATTTCGGGGGACAGTTTTCGTACAGAAATTTCAAATTTCTCCTATAAAGACATAAAACAAGTGACCAAGAAAAAGGGTTGGAATTTTAATTGGAAAATAGAATTTACCGATAATTCAAAGGAAGTTTATAAAATGACTATTGTAAACAATCCTGACATTATTCAAGGACTATTAAGCCTAACAATTGAAACGGACCATGTTCTTATGAATTTAGTTGAAAGCGCTCCATTCAATATCGGGAAAAACAAACTTTACGAAGGTGTGGCGGGAAATTTAGTAGCTTATGCTTGTAAAGTTTCTTTTCAACACGGCTTTGACGGATATGTAGCATTTACTGCAAAGACCAAACTTATTGGACATTATGAAAAGACTTTAGGAGCTTATCATATTGGTGGACAAAGAATGATAATTTTAACTCAATCAGCAGAATTATTAATTGAAAAATATTTTAAATCATAGAAAAATGGGATACATAAAAGAACCTGATGGCGTAGATTTTATAATACAAAGCCCTCCCTTGACAGACGAGGAAAGAAAAGCTATTAGCGAGTTTATTCGTAAAGATAAAGCAAGGAACTCTGCTAAAAGAGCTAGCAAAAGAAGACTTTACTCAAAAAGAAAGAAGGAGCTTGCTTGAAAGCGATTAATGTACGAACCGCCAAGATTCAACTTTGACACTTCTTGACTGTCATTTACGACTGACAAGAACAATTAAAAAATGGAAACACAAACAATAACATCACCAATTGAGCGGATCGCTTCTTTACTTGGTAAAGATGCAGATTCATTATTAGATCACAAATGCAAGACAATTCCCAAAGAATTGCTGCATAAACCTGGGTCCGATTTTGTAGATAGGATTTTCGCAGATTCAAACCGCAATGCGCAGGTTTTAAGGAGTCTTAGCGCTATATTTGGTCATGGCCGTTTGGCAAATACAGGGTATTTGTCAATTCTGCCTGTTGACCAGGGGATAGAACATAGCGCTGGCGCTTCATTTGCACCCAACCCCATTTACTTCGACCCCGAAAATATCATCAAGCTGGCTATCGAAGGAGGTTGTAATGCCGTAGCAACTACCTTTGGCAATCTTGCGATCATGTCGGGAAAGTTTGCGCACAAAATTCCATTTATTGTAAAAATCAACCACAATGAGCTGCTATCTTACCCCAACACTTATGACCAGATCATGTTTGGTTCTGTTGACGATGCCTGGAATTTAGGAGCCGTAGCCGTTGGAGCAACAATTTACTTTGGCTCAGAGGAGTCTCGCAGACAAATTATTGAGGTAGCAGAAGCTTTCGAAAGAGCCCATGAATTAGGGTTGGCAGCCATATTATGGTGCTATACACGAAACAACGCGTTCAAAAAAAATGGCACAGATTATCACGGTGCAGCCGACCTTACCGGGCAAGCTAACCACCTGGGTGTAACGATCCAGGCGGATATTATCAAGCAAAAGCTTCCGGTGAATAATGGCGGTTTTACTGCAATCAGCTTCGGCAAAACCAATCCCAAAATGTATAGTGAATTGTGTTCGGATCACCCCATAGACCTTTGCCGCTACCAGGTAGCAAATTGTTATATGGGAAGGATCGGCCTGATAAATTCAGGTGGCGAATCAAAAGGCGCTACTGACCTTGCCGAAGCTGTAAGAACAGCCGTGATCAATAAACGTGCTGGA
The nucleotide sequence above comes from Cytophagales bacterium. Encoded proteins:
- a CDS encoding class I fructose-bisphosphate aldolase; its protein translation is METQTITSPIERIASLLGKDADSLLDHKCKTIPKELLHKPGSDFVDRIFADSNRNAQVLRSLSAIFGHGRLANTGYLSILPVDQGIEHSAGASFAPNPIYFDPENIIKLAIEGGCNAVATTFGNLAIMSGKFAHKIPFIVKINHNELLSYPNTYDQIMFGSVDDAWNLGAVAVGATIYFGSEESRRQIIEVAEAFERAHELGLAAILWCYTRNNAFKKNGTDYHGAADLTGQANHLGVTIQADIIKQKLPVNNGGFTAISFGKTNPKMYSELCSDHPIDLCRYQVANCYMGRIGLINSGGESKGATDLAEAVRTAVINKRAGGTGLISGRKSFQKPMKEGVKLLNAIQDVYLCPDIDLA